A genomic stretch from Marinobacter fonticola includes:
- a CDS encoding c-type cytochrome, translating into MGKWIYSLALVATPLLAGASGGPGSADNAPTEVAGGRQIYEQYCAACHGRQGEGAANWKKPDERGEMPPPPHDETGHTWRHSDTMLFKMISEGWRHPFNKTERLTMPAFGDSLTNQEIHAVIDYLKTLWTEEQREYQQIESQ; encoded by the coding sequence ATGGGTAAATGGATCTACTCTCTGGCCCTGGTCGCTACGCCTTTACTTGCCGGGGCCTCAGGTGGACCAGGAAGTGCCGACAACGCACCGACAGAAGTCGCCGGGGGCCGGCAAATTTATGAGCAGTATTGCGCCGCCTGCCACGGAAGGCAGGGTGAAGGCGCGGCCAACTGGAAAAAACCGGATGAGCGGGGCGAAATGCCCCCGCCACCTCACGATGAAACCGGCCACACTTGGCGTCACAGCGATACCATGCTGTTCAAAATGATCTCAGAAGGATGGCGACATCCGTTCAATAAAACTGAACGGCTCACGATGCCTGCATTTGGGGACAGCCTTACAAATCAGGAAATACATGCCGTCATAGACTACCTCAAGACCCTCTGGACAGAGGAACAACGGGAGTACCAGCAAATAGAAAGTCAGTAG
- a CDS encoding cation diffusion facilitator family transporter — protein MHDHSHDHSHHFDTHNRSFAIAVILNTLFVVIEAVYGVVSGSLALLADAGHNLSDVMGLILAWVASWLASKAATHAKTYGLKKTTILAALFNALILIAAVGGITWEAIQRLTDPADVAGMTVVVVAGIGVLINGATMMLFLKGQKGDINIRGAFLHMAADTAVSVGVVISGTVLMFTNLTWIDPIVSLVIAAVIFMGTWQLLKDSVKLAVDAVPKGIDLSAVHERLENLPGVQSAHHLHIWALSTTENALTVHLVKPDPESDDRVISEAADMLNEHFGIQHTTIQWERGDDQCPNTSHC, from the coding sequence ATGCACGACCATAGTCATGATCACAGCCACCATTTCGACACTCACAACCGTTCCTTTGCGATTGCGGTGATTCTCAATACGCTGTTTGTCGTCATCGAAGCTGTGTATGGGGTTGTCTCCGGCTCTCTGGCGCTGCTGGCCGACGCTGGCCACAATCTGAGCGATGTGATGGGTCTGATTCTGGCCTGGGTGGCCAGTTGGCTCGCCAGCAAAGCCGCGACGCACGCCAAGACCTATGGCCTGAAGAAAACCACCATTCTGGCGGCGCTATTTAATGCGCTGATTCTGATCGCCGCTGTCGGTGGCATCACATGGGAAGCCATCCAACGCCTGACAGATCCCGCCGATGTTGCTGGCATGACCGTAGTCGTGGTCGCCGGTATCGGCGTGCTGATCAACGGCGCCACCATGATGCTCTTTCTCAAAGGGCAGAAAGGGGACATCAATATCCGTGGCGCCTTTTTGCATATGGCCGCAGATACAGCGGTATCAGTGGGCGTTGTGATCTCCGGTACGGTACTGATGTTTACCAACCTGACCTGGATTGACCCGATCGTGAGTCTCGTTATTGCCGCTGTGATCTTTATGGGCACCTGGCAGCTACTGAAAGATTCCGTAAAACTGGCCGTCGATGCCGTTCCCAAGGGCATTGATCTTTCGGCTGTCCATGAACGCCTTGAGAATCTACCTGGCGTTCAATCGGCCCATCACCTTCACATATGGGCACTGAGTACCACCGAAAATGCGCTGACCGTTCATCTGGTAAAGCCGGATCCAGAGAGTGATGATCGGGTCATCAGTGAGGCCGCTGACATGCTCAACGAGCACTTTGGCATCCAGCATACGACCATTCAATGGGAGCGCGGTGACGATCAATGCCCGAACACTAGCCATTGTTGA